From a region of the Streptacidiphilus albus JL83 genome:
- a CDS encoding aromatic ring-hydroxylating dioxygenase subunit alpha, with protein sequence MSAFPQNYWYVAAWSKEVGRELLSRTICGEPVVFYRGRDGRPVALADRCVHRRYPLSLGKLQDDSIECGYHGFVFDCSGTCTFVPGQDRVPRTARVPRYQLVERDKWIWIWIGDQDAADPALVPDAHWLDDPAWASVEDMAYSPFRYSLLVDNLMDLSHETYLHADLIGTPEIARTPFTTQVDEERNRVEFSRHMEAVGCPPFYEKTTGFTTPIDRWQDVAFQPPAFWVNNVRVAPHGTPVGTGGDEGGAHVKILHGLTPETEHSTWDFWAVVRDFALDADSVGQTLLTLNQEVVQQDLDALTVLEQVVASEPAGTQELSVAIDAGGLAARAMLRRIAQ encoded by the coding sequence ATGAGTGCGTTTCCGCAGAACTACTGGTATGTCGCCGCCTGGAGCAAGGAGGTGGGCAGGGAGCTGTTGAGCCGGACCATCTGCGGCGAGCCGGTCGTGTTCTACCGGGGCCGCGACGGGCGGCCGGTGGCCCTGGCCGACCGCTGCGTGCACCGCCGCTACCCGCTGTCGCTGGGCAAGCTTCAGGACGACTCGATCGAGTGCGGCTACCACGGCTTCGTCTTCGACTGCTCCGGCACCTGCACCTTCGTGCCCGGCCAGGACCGCGTCCCGCGCACCGCGCGGGTGCCGCGCTACCAGCTGGTCGAGCGCGACAAGTGGATCTGGATCTGGATCGGCGACCAGGACGCCGCCGACCCGGCCCTGGTGCCGGACGCGCACTGGCTGGACGACCCGGCCTGGGCGTCGGTGGAGGACATGGCGTACTCGCCGTTCCGCTACAGCCTGCTGGTGGACAACCTGATGGACCTGTCCCACGAGACGTACCTGCACGCGGACCTGATCGGCACTCCGGAGATCGCCCGGACGCCGTTCACCACCCAGGTCGACGAGGAGCGGAACCGGGTCGAGTTCTCGCGCCACATGGAGGCCGTGGGCTGCCCGCCGTTCTACGAGAAGACCACCGGGTTCACCACCCCGATCGACCGCTGGCAGGACGTGGCCTTCCAACCGCCCGCCTTCTGGGTGAACAACGTGCGGGTCGCCCCGCACGGGACGCCGGTCGGCACCGGCGGCGACGAGGGCGGCGCCCACGTGAAGATCCTGCACGGGCTCACCCCGGAGACCGAGCACAGCACCTGGGACTTCTGGGCCGTGGTCCGCGACTTCGCCCTGGACGCCGACTCGGTCGGCCAGACGCTGCTGACGCTGAACCAGGAGGTGGTGCAGCAGGACCTGGACGCGCTGACCGTCCTGGAGCAGGTCGTGGCGAGCGAGCCGGCCGGCACCCAGGAGCTGAGCGTGGCCATCGACGCCGGCGGCCTGGCCGCGCGCGCGATGCTGCGCCGGATCGCCCAGTAG
- a CDS encoding 2-amino-3,7-dideoxy-D-threo-hept-6-ulosonate synthase, with product MEGIQHFPGKSLRLGRLINPLSGRTFVVPLDHSLADGPIASAPALRDIARAVSRNGGDALLVHKGRMRFLPTDVLRGTALVIHLNGITRHAPDANAKVRLAEVEEALELGADAVSIHVNMGSDTEAEQLGDLARAAEGCTRWGLPLIAMVYPRGPRMGDPTDPELVAHAANLAADLGADIAKVPYTGSPTTMAEVVRSCPIGIITAGGAPVGDRQLTRTVGEVVASGALGVAMGRNVWSSPDVAATVRLVADALHLPTAGRTALPAPAGAHDPAQPERALAAPHPVPART from the coding sequence ATGGAAGGGATCCAACATTTCCCGGGAAAGAGCCTGAGGCTGGGCCGCCTCATCAATCCACTGTCCGGCCGGACGTTCGTGGTTCCGCTTGACCACTCGCTCGCCGACGGCCCGATCGCCTCCGCCCCGGCTCTTCGCGACATCGCCCGTGCCGTGTCCCGCAACGGCGGCGACGCGCTGCTGGTCCACAAGGGCCGGATGCGGTTCCTGCCGACCGACGTGCTGCGCGGCACCGCACTGGTGATCCACCTGAACGGCATCACCCGGCACGCCCCCGACGCCAACGCCAAGGTCCGGCTCGCCGAGGTCGAGGAGGCCCTGGAGCTGGGGGCCGACGCGGTCAGCATCCACGTCAACATGGGCTCCGACACCGAGGCGGAGCAGCTGGGCGACCTGGCCAGGGCCGCCGAGGGCTGCACCCGCTGGGGGCTGCCGCTGATCGCCATGGTCTATCCGCGCGGACCGCGGATGGGCGACCCGACCGACCCCGAGCTGGTCGCGCACGCCGCCAACCTCGCCGCCGACCTGGGCGCCGACATCGCCAAGGTCCCCTACACCGGCTCGCCGACCACCATGGCCGAGGTGGTGCGCAGCTGCCCGATCGGCATCATCACGGCCGGCGGCGCCCCGGTGGGTGACCGTCAACTGACCCGCACCGTAGGCGAGGTGGTGGCCAGTGGCGCCCTGGGCGTGGCCATGGGGCGCAATGTCTGGTCCTCGCCGGACGTCGCCGCCACCGTGCGGCTGGTCGCCGACGCCCTGCACCTGCCCACCGCCGGCCGCACCGCCCTGCCCGCCCCGGCGGGCGCCCACGACCCCGCGCAGCCCGAACGGGCGCTCGCGGCGCCCCACCCCGTACCCGCCCGGACCTGA
- a CDS encoding 3-dehydroquinate synthase II family protein, which yields MKITWIDVRGLKDLTAPVIEEAVHIGVDGFVSDDPELLATIPPSKRRIGLILPGTPQAAAEKLAQTADLLIVDHTLTGIYEPASPDAEKGVYVTVTGEESLAVACTVAATAPWTLVEFQQDPSKIPLEILLGATDKAKGNLVTVVTDLEDAEITLTVLERGPDGMLLRPDTVGEATALVEISQETTEQLQLEHLTVTRLSHVGLGDRVCVDTCTHFKQNEGILVGSHATGMILVSSETHPLPYMPTRPFRVNAAALHSYSLTPANRTRYLAELRSGSELLAVDTEGRTRRVVVGRIKMESRPLLLIEAESPTGGKVNVICQDDWHVRVLGPGGSVHNITELKAGDVILGYALTDQRHVGYPIREFLHEQ from the coding sequence GTGAAGATCACCTGGATCGACGTCCGCGGGCTGAAGGACCTCACCGCCCCCGTGATCGAGGAAGCCGTGCACATCGGCGTGGACGGATTCGTCTCCGACGACCCGGAGCTGCTGGCCACCATCCCGCCGTCCAAGCGCCGGATCGGCCTGATCCTGCCCGGCACCCCGCAGGCCGCGGCCGAGAAGCTGGCCCAGACCGCCGACCTGCTGATCGTCGACCACACCCTGACCGGGATCTACGAGCCGGCCTCGCCCGACGCCGAGAAGGGCGTCTACGTCACCGTCACCGGCGAGGAGTCCCTCGCGGTGGCCTGCACCGTGGCCGCCACCGCTCCCTGGACCCTGGTGGAGTTCCAGCAGGACCCCAGCAAGATCCCGCTGGAGATCCTGCTCGGCGCCACCGACAAGGCCAAGGGCAACCTGGTCACGGTCGTCACCGACCTGGAGGACGCCGAGATCACGCTCACCGTGCTGGAGCGCGGCCCGGACGGCATGCTGCTGCGGCCGGACACCGTCGGCGAGGCCACCGCGCTGGTCGAGATCAGCCAGGAGACCACCGAGCAACTGCAGTTGGAGCACCTGACGGTGACCCGGCTGTCCCATGTCGGCCTCGGCGACCGGGTCTGCGTCGACACCTGCACCCACTTCAAGCAGAACGAGGGCATCCTGGTCGGCTCGCACGCCACCGGCATGATCCTGGTCAGCAGCGAGACCCACCCGCTGCCCTACATGCCCACCCGGCCCTTCCGGGTCAACGCCGCCGCGCTGCACTCCTACAGCCTCACGCCGGCCAACCGGACCCGCTACCTGGCCGAACTGCGCTCCGGCTCCGAACTGCTGGCCGTCGACACCGAGGGCCGGACCCGGCGCGTGGTGGTCGGCCGGATCAAGATGGAGAGCCGTCCGCTGCTCCTGATCGAGGCCGAGTCGCCCACGGGCGGCAAGGTCAACGTCATCTGCCAGGACGACTGGCACGTGCGGGTGCTCGGCCCCGGCGGCAGCGTCCACAACATCACCGAGCTCAAGGCAGGCGACGTCATCCTCGGCTACGCCCTCACCGACCAGCGCCACGTCGGCTACCCGATCCGGGAGTTCCTGCACGAGCAGTGA
- a CDS encoding AfsR/SARP family transcriptional regulator: MATAGATLHIQLLGPVRAWRNGAEVALGPPKQRAVLGLLASRAGDVVGVDHLVNAVWGSAGPATAPNGVHTYVAGLRRVLEPGRGRRAAGTVITSESGGYCLRLDPAQVDAARFVQCLAQARKSLGDAGTEATLQLYEQALSLWHGEALHGVPGPFAVMERTRMRDLRLTAVEEWAVDMLAVGRHAELITDLTGAVSEEPLRERLRWLLIEALRRSGRQAHALRIYEETRELLRRELGIEPGGDLRSLYQQILTGRPELRPPGGDSAPVLLAGRRTVLHGAPKPAQLPPLARGFVGRTEELGWLETLVTSESAPDGATTPVAVVDGPAGAGKSAFVLQLAHRLIDRYPDGQLYVDLRGSRPEGRTVSAGDALGQLLGSLGVDGARLPPVPAARAALYRSLLHGRRMLVVLDDAYSADQLRPLIPRGSSVVLATSRQRLSGLAARDGAHLLTIGPLADPEAGQLLADLSGGRLLRPDAATARLVAHCGGLPLALRIVAEGLRANPGTPLGTLVEQYAAERGRLDLLTVKDDTAASMRSVFDASYQALPAEAARMFRHLGLYSGPLTVETAATLAGTDRDTAHELLSLLVANHLLEEGPDDRYHFHSLIGIYAAECAEHEPAARRQEALARLGRSSAQAADGASGVAHAGSAQPGPGSMAR; the protein is encoded by the coding sequence ATGGCGACCGCGGGAGCGACGCTGCACATCCAGCTCCTAGGGCCGGTCCGGGCCTGGCGGAACGGGGCGGAGGTGGCCCTGGGCCCGCCCAAGCAGCGGGCTGTGCTGGGCCTGCTGGCGAGCCGGGCCGGCGATGTGGTGGGCGTCGACCACCTCGTCAACGCGGTATGGGGCAGCGCGGGACCGGCGACCGCCCCCAACGGCGTCCACACCTATGTCGCGGGCCTGCGCCGGGTCCTGGAGCCCGGACGCGGCAGACGGGCCGCGGGCACGGTGATCACCTCCGAATCCGGCGGCTACTGCCTGCGCCTGGACCCCGCGCAGGTGGACGCCGCCCGCTTCGTCCAGTGCCTGGCCCAGGCCCGCAAGTCCCTGGGCGACGCCGGCACCGAGGCGACACTGCAGCTGTACGAGCAGGCCCTGTCGCTCTGGCACGGCGAGGCCCTGCACGGAGTCCCCGGGCCCTTCGCCGTGATGGAACGCACCCGGATGCGGGACCTGCGGCTGACGGCCGTCGAGGAGTGGGCCGTCGACATGCTGGCGGTCGGACGCCACGCCGAGCTGATCACCGATCTCACCGGCGCGGTCAGTGAGGAGCCCCTGCGGGAGCGACTGCGCTGGCTGCTGATCGAAGCGCTGCGCCGCAGCGGGCGCCAGGCCCACGCCCTGCGGATCTACGAGGAGACCCGGGAACTGCTGCGCCGGGAACTGGGCATAGAGCCCGGCGGAGACCTGCGCAGCCTCTACCAGCAGATCCTCACCGGGCGCCCCGAGCTGCGCCCGCCCGGCGGCGACAGCGCGCCGGTCCTGCTCGCGGGCCGGCGCACCGTGCTGCACGGCGCCCCCAAGCCGGCCCAACTCCCGCCCCTGGCACGCGGTTTCGTCGGCAGGACCGAGGAGCTGGGCTGGCTGGAGACGCTGGTGACCAGCGAGAGCGCGCCGGACGGCGCCACCACCCCGGTGGCGGTGGTCGACGGCCCGGCCGGTGCGGGCAAGTCGGCGTTCGTCCTGCAACTGGCACACCGGCTGATCGACCGCTACCCCGACGGCCAGCTGTACGTGGACCTGCGCGGCAGCAGGCCCGAGGGCCGGACGGTCAGCGCCGGGGACGCCCTGGGCCAGCTCCTGGGCAGCCTGGGCGTGGACGGCGCCCGTCTCCCCCCGGTCCCGGCCGCCCGCGCCGCCCTCTACCGCAGCCTGCTGCACGGCCGGCGGATGCTGGTCGTCCTCGACGACGCCTACAGCGCCGACCAGTTGCGGCCGCTGATCCCGCGCGGCTCCTCCGTCGTCCTGGCCACCAGTCGGCAGCGCCTGAGCGGACTGGCCGCGCGCGACGGCGCGCACCTGCTCACCATCGGACCCCTGGCCGACCCGGAGGCCGGGCAGCTGCTGGCCGACCTCAGCGGCGGACGCCTGCTCCGGCCGGACGCGGCCACCGCCCGCCTGGTGGCGCACTGCGGGGGACTGCCGCTGGCACTGCGCATCGTCGCGGAGGGGCTGCGGGCCAACCCCGGCACCCCGCTGGGCACACTGGTCGAGCAGTACGCGGCCGAACGCGGCCGGCTCGACCTGCTCACGGTGAAGGACGACACGGCGGCCAGCATGCGCAGCGTCTTCGACGCCTCCTACCAGGCCCTGCCCGCCGAGGCCGCCCGGATGTTCCGTCACCTGGGCCTCTACAGCGGACCGCTGACGGTGGAGACGGCCGCGACGCTCGCGGGCACGGACCGCGACACCGCCCACGAGCTGCTCTCGCTGCTGGTCGCCAACCACCTGCTGGAGGAGGGGCCGGACGACCGGTACCACTTCCACTCGCTGATCGGCATCTACGCCGCCGAGTGCGCGGAGCACGAGCCGGCGGCCCGCCGCCAGGAGGCCCTGGCCCGGCTGGGCCGGTCGTCGGCACAGGCGGCCGACGGCGCGTCCGGGGTGGCTCACGCCGGGTCGGCGCAGCCCGGGCCGGGCAGCATGGCACGGTGA
- a CDS encoding SAV_915 family protein produces MEPRLGPTARLIPDGRLFVPVRPRRGGRLLRLFQTPLGGRTVVGFTSQARLATALGEDQAWVELAEPALRALAEPLGVSCLIIDPHLVARPVAADTAPLAPVRLELGALEALEA; encoded by the coding sequence ATGGAACCCAGGCTCGGTCCCACAGCCCGGCTCATCCCAGACGGGCGGCTGTTCGTTCCGGTACGGCCGCGCCGGGGCGGCCGACTCCTCAGACTCTTCCAGACCCCGCTCGGCGGCCGGACCGTCGTCGGCTTCACCTCGCAGGCCCGGCTGGCCACGGCGTTGGGCGAGGACCAGGCCTGGGTGGAGCTGGCCGAGCCGGCGCTGCGGGCGCTGGCCGAGCCGCTGGGGGTGAGCTGCCTGATCATCGACCCCCACCTGGTGGCCCGCCCGGTCGCCGCCGACACCGCGCCGCTGGCCCCGGTCCGGTTGGAACTGGGGGCACTTGAGGCGCTGGAGGCCTAG